A genomic segment from Nitrosopumilus sp. K4 encodes:
- a CDS encoding carbon-nitrogen hydrolase family protein, which translates to MVKIGIIQTKSYRNNKVGISSVSRLLKNLGKKETDLVCLPEQWLQDNRITDYDKEFLDFKKIARDFSMTIIPGAFYERIKHRMAISSPIIGPEGEIVGRQEKIHPFDYERNLVKPGREAKIFNTSCKFGVIICYDMVFPDVANTLVKKGAEVLISPSRIVKRGINPWQMYVQVRALENRVPILAANVNNHRFGGNSIIVDLVEKNKVVIPKITHLRGENATAKEFNLLKYNQIRKTRFSDERSFK; encoded by the coding sequence ATGGTCAAAATAGGCATCATCCAAACAAAATCATACAGAAATAACAAAGTAGGGATTAGTTCAGTTTCAAGATTGCTGAAGAATCTTGGAAAAAAAGAAACAGATCTGGTATGTTTGCCTGAACAATGGTTACAAGATAATAGAATAACAGATTATGACAAAGAATTTTTAGATTTTAAAAAAATTGCAAGAGATTTTTCAATGACCATAATTCCAGGAGCATTTTATGAAAGAATAAAACACAGAATGGCCATATCATCTCCAATAATAGGTCCAGAAGGAGAAATTGTTGGCAGGCAAGAAAAAATCCACCCGTTTGACTATGAGAGAAATCTTGTGAAACCAGGCAGAGAAGCAAAAATTTTCAACACATCATGCAAGTTTGGCGTGATCATTTGTTATGACATGGTTTTTCCAGATGTAGCAAACACACTTGTCAAAAAAGGTGCAGAAGTACTAATCTCACCCAGCAGGATTGTCAAAAGAGGTATAAATCCATGGCAAATGTACGTACAAGTACGAGCATTAGAAAACAGAGTGCCCATTCTGGCAGCAAATGTAAACAATCACAGGTTTGGAGGAAATAGCATTATCGTAGATCTTGTTGAAAAAAACAAAGTTGTCATTCCAAAGATAACTCATCTAAGAGGAGAAAACGCTACAGCAAAAGAATTCAATCTATTAAAATACAATCAAATTCGAAAAACAAGATTTTCAGATGAGCGGAGTTTCAAATAA